A genomic window from Peromyscus maniculatus bairdii isolate BWxNUB_F1_BW_parent chromosome 1, HU_Pman_BW_mat_3.1, whole genome shotgun sequence includes:
- the LOC143272815 gene encoding leukocyte immunoglobulin-like receptor subfamily A member 6 isoform X2 — MTPFLTVLLYLGLSVDFRIPVLAGTLSKPTLKAVPRNVVAIGNQVTFFCEGPLEAKEYVLYKEGSPDYRIPTSLLKTENKATFSISSVEWYYAGQYWCEYKSNNGMSERSDFLDLVVTGYYSSKVTLSAISSPVVTSGGHVTLQCVSQRAYNRFILTKEDEKFSRPLPSQKIHPELFGAVFTVGPVTPNQRWRFTCYGYYLRTPQAWSVPSNHLEFLVSGFYTPD, encoded by the exons ATGACCCCCTTTCTTACAGTCCTGCTGTATCTCG GACTGAGTGTGGACTTCAGGATCCCAGTATTGGCAG GGACTCTCTCTAAACCTACACTCAAGGCAGTGCCAAGAAATGTGGTAGCCATTGGCAACCAGGTGACATTCTTCTGTGAAGGGCCCTTAGAGGCCAAGGAATATGTTCTCTACAAAGAAGGAAGTCCAGATTACCGAATACCAACAAGCCttctaaaaactgaaaacaaagccaCATTCTCTATCTCATCAGTTGAATGGTACTATGCAGGCCAATATTGGTGTGAATATAAAAGTAATAATGGTATGTCAGAAAGAAGTGACTTCCTGGatctggtggtgacag gATATTACTCAAGCAAAGTCACCTTGTCTGCCATTTCCAGCCCTGTAGTGACCTCAGGAGGGCACGTGACCCTTCAGTGTGTCTCACAAAGGGCATATAACAGGTTCATTCTAAcaaaggaagatgagaagttctCCAGGCCTTTGCCCTCACAGAAAATACACCCTGAGCTATTTGGAGCTGTGTTCACAGTGGGTcctgtgacccccaaccagaggTGGAGGTTCACATGCTATGGGTATTATTTGAGGACCCCCCAGGCATGGTCAGTGCCCAGTAACCACCTAGAGTTCCTGGTCTCAG